In Actinomycetota bacterium, a genomic segment contains:
- a CDS encoding PLDc_N domain-containing protein: MITFASDAVSTGELILYLLPVIIIQLALMVYALVDLLRREKVRTGNKVLWAAVILLFNLVGPIVYLAWGRHPSAEESDAGPGPS; the protein is encoded by the coding sequence ATGATCACATTCGCGTCGGATGCCGTTTCCACGGGAGAGCTGATACTCTACCTCCTTCCGGTGATCATCATCCAGCTGGCGTTGATGGTCTATGCCCTGGTGGACCTGTTGCGCCGCGAGAAGGTGAGGACCGGCAACAAGGTACTCTGGGCGGCGGTCATCCTGCTCTTCAACCTCGTCGGCCCCATCGTCTATCTTGCCTGGGGCCGCCATCCATCCGCAGAAGAGAGTGACGCCGGCCCCGGTCCCTCATGA
- a CDS encoding ABC transporter ATP-binding protein produces MAVDNVLEAVGLTKRFGDLTAVDGLSFAVKPGRLVGFVGPNGAGKTTTLKMILGLISPDEGRVFRFGREADRSNMESLSRIGYVPDVPSFPEWMRPLEFLEYIGGFFSRDRGVVREKAEEMLRAFGLEGLRKRKVEGFSRGERQRLGMAQAMMGDPELLVLDEPTSGLDPLGRYEVITYIERMKGRAAVLVSTHLLEDVERICDDVLMIDRGKKILDASLEEVKSRWGGSVLTVEVDAGADRLAASLAGMPWAKGISQKGDALEVAVSDMGTARREIPAAVAGLGLELVRFEGRPPRLEEIYISLTRDGGTEEGRE; encoded by the coding sequence ATGGCCGTTGATAACGTGCTGGAGGCGGTAGGGCTAACCAAGAGGTTCGGCGACCTCACCGCCGTGGACGGCCTGAGCTTCGCGGTGAAGCCAGGAAGGCTGGTGGGGTTCGTGGGCCCCAACGGCGCGGGAAAGACCACCACCCTGAAGATGATCCTAGGCCTGATATCGCCCGACGAGGGCAGGGTCTTCCGCTTCGGAAGGGAGGCGGACCGCAGCAACATGGAATCTCTTTCCAGGATCGGATACGTCCCCGACGTGCCTTCCTTCCCGGAGTGGATGCGCCCCTTGGAGTTCCTGGAATACATCGGCGGCTTCTTCTCCCGGGACCGCGGGGTGGTGAGGGAGAAAGCGGAGGAGATGCTGAGGGCTTTCGGCCTGGAGGGACTCCGGAAGAGGAAGGTGGAGGGTTTCAGCCGGGGAGAAAGACAGCGGCTGGGGATGGCGCAGGCGATGATGGGGGACCCCGAGCTCCTGGTGCTGGACGAGCCCACCTCGGGCCTAGATCCCCTCGGGCGCTACGAGGTCATCACCTATATCGAGCGCATGAAGGGCAGGGCGGCGGTGCTGGTCTCCACCCACCTCCTGGAGGACGTGGAGAGGATATGCGATGACGTGCTGATGATAGACAGGGGAAAAAAGATCCTGGACGCGTCCCTCGAGGAGGTGAAGTCGCGCTGGGGAGGGAGCGTCCTCACGGTAGAGGTGGACGCGGGCGCGGACAGGCTGGCGGCGTCCCTGGCCGGCATGCCGTGGGCGAAAGGCATCTCTCAAAAGGGAGACGCCCTCGAGGTAGCGGTGTCGGACATGGGAACGGCGCGCAGGGAGATACCCGCGGCGGTGGCCGGGCTGGGTCTGGAACTGGTGAGGTTCGAGGGGCGCCCACCCCGCCTGGAGGAGATATATATCTCCCTGACCAGGGATGGAGGAACGGAGGAAGGGCGTGAGTGA